A stretch of DNA from Paenibacillus albus:
ACTCGCTTCAGCCTAAGCCATGATCAAGCGCAAGCGATTCTGGACATGCGTTTGCAGCGCCTCACAGGTCTGGAACGCGACAAGATCGAAGCCGAGTACGCGGAACTGCTTCGTAAGATTACAGAGTACAAAGCGATCCTCGCCGATGAGCAGCTCGTGCTGCAAATTATTAACGAAGAGCTCGAAGAAGTGAAAGAAAGGTTTGGCGATGAGCGCCGTACCGAGATTATGGCGAGCGAAGATGAAATATTGGATGAGGATCTCATTCCTCGTGAAGATGTTGTCATTTCGATTACGCATACCGGTTATGTGAAGCGTCTGCCTGTAACAACTTATCGCAGCCAGAAGCGGGGCGGTAAAGGCGTCATCGGTATGGATACGAAGGATACCGACTTTGTCGAGCATCTATTCGTTTCGAATACGCATCACTTCCTGCTCTTCTTTACGAACAAAGGGAAGGTCTACCGCCTGAAGGCTTACGAGATTCCAGAGCTAGGCCGAACTGCACGCGGTACGCCAATCATTAACCTTCTGCAGATTGAACAAGGCGAGACGGTCAACGCGGTTATCCCGGTTGAATCCTTTGAACCGAACCAATTCCTGTTCTTTGCGACGAAGCAAGGTATCGTGAAGAAGACGCCGCTTGATGACTATTCGAACATTCGGAAGGTCGGCCTCATAGCGATCAACCTGCGCGAAGACGATGATCTCATTGGTGTTAAGCTGACCGATGGCAACCAAGAGATTATCATGGGTACAAGCCAAGGGATGTCGATCCGATTCCCTGAACAGGATGTACGGCCAATGGGACGTTCGGCGACAGGGGTAAAAGGCATCAATACCGACGAGGATGATCTCGTTATCAGTATGGATGTCGTTGTTCCTGAAAATGACGTGCTCATCGTTACTGCGAACGGATACGGCAAGCGGACGCCAATCAGCGAATACCGGAGTCAAAGCCGTGGCGGTAAAGGGATTAAGACACTCAACGTTACTGAGCGTAACGGTGCGATCGTCAGCCTCAGAGTTGTTCAGAACGATGAGGATCTCATGATTATGACTTCGACTGGCACCATGATTCGGATGAGTATGGACGGCATCTCCAGCATGGGCCGTAATACACAAGGCGTGAGACTGATTAATATTCGTGAGGATGATTCCGTTGCAACCGTAACGCGAGTCGCCCGCAATGAAGAATCGGATATCAGCGACGAAGAAGTGGAAGGCCAGGAACCAGAGAACAACTCTACTGACGAAGGATAAAGCATTATAACGCAGGCAGGCAGGGTGGAGGAGAGTATAATGGCGACAGTAGCAGTTTCGCAAGTAAAGCTTGGGGACAAGATTGCACAGGACGTTCTCACCCCCCTTGGCGGTGTTCTGTTTAATAAAGGCAAAATCATCATGCAGCGCGAGCAAGAAATATTGCATGCGTTCATGGTGACCTATGTCACGATAGAATCGCCTAACGACAAGAAGGATGCCGAGGAAGCGGCTGCTGCTGACAAAGCGCAAGAAACGTCAAGGGACGGAGCATCTTCCACCAAATCAGCACTGTTAGAGCAGTACGACATTACGGTCTCGCTGTTCAAAAAAGTGTTTAAGCAGATGTCGAGCGGCGGTGTAGCATTCCCGATTCTTGAAATCCGTAATCAACTGGAAGCTTTGCTTCAATATAGCCATGAGTACAAAATGCTCACATTCGCACCTCAGAATGTCCCGACAGAAGATTACCTCTATCATAAGAGCGTCATGTCGGCATTAAGCTGCTTTATGATGGCTCAGTGGAATGGGTTGCCCAAGAAGGATTGGGTGCAGTCGGCTCTTGCAGGGTTGCTCCATGACATCGGAAACGCCAAAGTCGATAGCAATATTCTCAATAAGCCGACCAAACTGACTACAGCTGAAGTCGATGAGATGAAGCGTCACACCGTTCTTGGCTACCAGTTGCTCAAAAATGTGACAGCCATTAACGAAGGTGTTAAGCTTGCAGCGCTTCAGCATCATGAGCGATACGATGGAAGCGGGTATCCGCTTGGAATCGGATCAGAGAAGATTCATCCGTATGCGAAGTTTGTCGCGATATCGGACATCTTTAATGCAATGACGATGAAGCGAGCATATCGCAGTGCTTCTTCTCCTTATCTTGTGCTTGAACAGCTGCAGCAGGACTCCTTTGGCAAACTGGATGCTGCATATGTCCGCACCTTTATTGAGAGAGCGACGCAGTTCCATAACGGTACTATCGTCCGTTTGAACGATGACAGGGTCGGGGAGATTGTATTCTCGGACCGCAACCATCCGACAAGGCCATGGGTTTCAATAGGTGGAACAATCGTAAACCTTGCAAACGAGAGGCAGTACTACATCGAAGAAGTACTATCCAAATCAAACGCACATTAAATTGCATATGAGGGTTGACCTCACCAAACGGACTGTGTTATATTACTCCTTGCCGCTTTTAAGGGCCGGGTTAATGTAACACAGTTTTTAATTGAATTGAGAAATTAAATTAAAAAAAGCTTGCAATCATGTAGGCGAATGTGATATATTAATCAAGTCGCCGCTGAGACATACGGCGCACAATAAGAAATATTTGTTCCTTGAAAACTGAACAATGAGCGACCTGTCAAAAGGTCTTAAAACAAGCTAGTTTTTTGAATGAGCTAACAAGCGAATTCATGAATGATCTTCGGATCACTTTTATGGAGAGTTTGATCCTGGCTCAGGACGAACGCTGGCGGCGTGCCTAATACATGCAAGTCGAGCGGATTTTGTCCTTCGGGACAAGGTTAGCGGCGGACGGGTGAGTAACACGTAGGCAACCTGCCTGTAAGACCGGGATAACATTCGGAAACGGATGCTAATACCGGATATACAACTTGGCTGCATGGCTGAGTTGGGAAAGACGGTGCAAGCTGTCACTTACAGATGGGCCTGCGGTGCATTAGCTAGTTGGTGGGGTAACGGCTCACCAAGGCGACGATGCATAGCCGACCTGAGAGGGTGATCGGCCACACTGGGACTGAGACACGGCCCAGACTCCTACGGGAGGCAGCAGTAGGGAATCTTCCGCAATGGACGAAAGTCTGACGGAGCAACGCCGCGTGAGTGATGAAGGTTTTCGGATCGTAAAGCTCTGTTGCCAGGGAAGAACAGCTAGGCGAGTAACTGCGCTTAGAATGACGGTACCTGAGAAGAAAGCCCCGGCTAACTACGTGCCAGCAGCCGCGGTAATACGTAGGGGGCAAGCGTTGTCCGGAATTATTGGGCGTAAAGCGCGCGCAGGCGGCTTTGTAAGTCTAGTGTTTAATCTCGGAGCTCAACTCCGATTCGCACCGGAAACTGCAAGGCTTGAGTACAGAAGAGGAAAGTGGAATTCCACGTGTAGCGGTGAAATGCGTAGAGATGTGGAGGAACACCAGTGGCGAAGGCGACTTTCTGGGCTGTAACTGACGCTGAGGCGCGAAAGCGTGGGGAGCAAACAGGATTAGATACCCTGGTAGTCCACGCCGTAAACGATGAATGCTAGGTGTTAGGGGTTTCGATACCCTTGGTGCCGAAGTTAACACATTAAGCATTCCGCCTGGGGAGTACGCTCGCAAGAGTGAAACTCAAAGGAATTGACGGGGACCCGCACAAGCAGTGGAGTATGTGGTTTAATTCGAAGCAACGCGAAGAACCTTACCAGCTCTTGACATCCCAATGAAAGCATTAGAGATAGTGCCCCTCTTCGGAGCATTGGAGACAGGTGGTGCATGGTTGTCGTCAGCTCGTGTCGTGAGATGTTGGGTTAAGTCCCGCAACGAGCGCAACCCTTGATCTTAGTTGCCAGCAATTCGGTTGGGCACTCTAAGGTGACTGCCGGTGACAAACCGGAGGAAGGTGGGGATGACGTCAAATCATCATGCCCCTTATGAGCTGGGCTACACACGTACTACAATGGTCGGTACAACGGGAAGCGAAGCCGCGAGGTGGAGCCAATCCTATAAAAGCCGATCTCAGTTCGGATTGCAGGCTGCAACTCGCCTGCATGAAGTCGGAATTGCTAGTAATCGCGGATCAGCATGCCGCGGTGAATACGTTCCCGGGTCTTGTACACACCGCCCGTCACACCACGAGAGTTTACAACACCCGAAGTCGGTGGGGTAACCCGCAAGGGAGCCAGCCGCCGAAGGTGGGGTAGATGATTGGGGTGAAGTCGTAACAAGGTAGCCGTATCGGAAGGTGCGGCTGGATCACCTCCTTTCTAAGGAAATACCTGATCACGATGATGATCAGATAGCATCGAAAGATGCAAACCGGCAGGTTCGCTCATGTTCAGTTTTGAAGGAGCAAGTCTCTTTCAACAAATAAATACCAGGTTGTGTCTTTTGCTGACGCAAAAACACGTAGTAATGGCCTTTAGCTCAGCTGGTTAGAGCGCACCCCTGATAAGGGTGAGGTCGGTGGTTCGAGTCCACTAAGGCCAACCATTCCTTTACGGGGCCATAGCTCAGCTGGGAGAGCGCCTGCCTTGCAAGCAGGAGGTCAGCGGTTCGATCCCGCTTGGCTCCACCATGAATATCTTTGCACCTTGAAAACTGGATATGAAATTTGCGAAATATCTCTTAGCTGAGATTAACTTGAAATACTGCTGCTAATTGTTTCACAATTACAGCTTGGTTAAGCTACTAAGAGCGCACGGAGGATGCCTAGGCGCTAGGAGCCGAAGAAGGACGTGGCGAACGACGAAATGCCTCGGGGAGCCGTAAGCAGGCTTTGATCCGGGGATGTCCGAATGGGGAAACCCAGCTGGAGTAATGTCCAGTTACTATACAGTGAATACATAGCTGTATGAGAGGCACACCAGGGGAACTGAAACATCTAAGTACCCTGAGGAAGAGAAAACAATAGTGATTCCGTCAGTAGCGGCGAGCGAACGCGGATTAGCCCAAACCAAGGAGCTTGCTTCTTGGGGTTGTAGGGCGTCTCACATGGAGTTACAAAGGTGTTAGTTAGGCGAAGAGGTCTGGAAAGGCCCGCTAGAAGAGGTAAAAGCCCTGTAACCAAAAGTCAGCACTCTCCGAGACGTACCCTGAGTACCGCGAGACACGTGAAACCTCGTGGGAATCCGGCAGGACCATCTGCCAAGGCTAAATACTCCCTAGCGACCGATAGTGAAGCAGTACCGTGAGGGAAAGGTGAAAAGCACCGCGGAAGCGGAGTGAAAAAGAACCTGAAACCGTGCGCTTACAAAAGTCAGAGCCCTCTATATGGGTGATGGCGTGCCTTTTGTAGAATGAACCGGCGAGTTACGTTCCCATGCAAGGTTAAGGTGAAGAGCCGGAGCCGCAGCGAAAGCGAGTCTGAATAGGGCGACATAGTATGTGGACGTAGACCCGAAACCGTGTGATCTACCCCTGTCCAGGGTGAAGGTGCGGTAACACGCACTGGAGGCCCGAACCCACGAATGTTGAAAAATTCGGGGATGAGGTGGGGGTAGCGGAGAAATTCCAATCGAACTCGGAGATAGCTGGTTCTCCCCGAAATAGCTTTAGGGCTAGCCTCGGAGTAAAGAGTCATGGAGGTAGAGCACTGATTGGGTGCGGGGCCCGCCAAGGGTTACCAAGTCCAGTCAAACTCCGAATGCCATGTACTTATATCCGGGAGTCAGACAGTGAGTGCTAAGATCCATTGTCAAGAGGGAAACAGCCCAGACCATCAGCTAAGGTCCCCAAGTGTGTGTTAAGTGGGAAAGGATGTGGAGTTGCAAAGACAACCAGGATGTTGGCTTAGAAGCAGCCACCATTTAAAGAGTGCGTAATAGCTCACTGGTCGAGTGACTCTGCGCCGAAAATGTAACGGGGCTAAACACACCACCGAAGCTATGGATTGCAACGCATGTTGCAGTGGTAGGGGAGCGTTGTGTATAGGTAGAAGTCAGACCGTAAGGACTGGTGGACGGTACACAAGTGAGAATGCCGGTATGAGTAACGAAAAGACAAGTGAGAATCTTGTCCGCCGTAAGACTAAGGTTTCCTGAGGAAGGCTCGTCCGCTCAGGGTTAGTCAGGACCTAAGGCGAGGCCGAAAGGCGTAGTCGAAGGACAACAGGTTGATATTCCTGTACCACCGTAAGCCGTTATGAGCAACGGGGTGACGCAGAAGGATAGTGACGCGAGCTGATGGAATAGCTCGTCCAAGCAATGAGGCTTGTGTGTAGGCAAATCCGCACACTCTAAGGCCAGGTTGTGATGGGGAGGGAAAATTACAGTACCGAAGGTCATGAGTTCCCGCTGCCAAGAAAAGCCTCTAGCCAGGTGAAGGTGCCTGTACCGCAAACCGACACAGGTAGTCGAGCAGAGTATGCTAAGGCGCTCGGAAGAACTCTCGTTAAGGAACTCGGCAAAATGACCCCGTAACTTCGGGAGAAGGGGTGCCTCGGTAGGGTGAATAGCCCGAGGGGGCCGCAGTGAAAAGGCCCAAGCGACTGTTTAGCAAAAACACAGGTCTGTGCGAAGCCGTAAGGCGAAGTATACGGGCTGACGCCTGCCCGGTGCTGGAAGGTTAAGGGGAGTGGTTAGCCGCAAGGCGAAGCTATGAACCGAAGCCCCAGTAAACGGCGGCCGTAACTATAACGGTCCTAAGGTAGCGAAATTCCTTGTCAGGTAAATTCTGACCCGCACGAATGGCGTAACGACTTGGGCGCTGTCTCAACGAGAGATCCGGTGAAATTTTAATACCTGTGAAGATGCAGGTTACCCGCGACAAGACGGAAAGACCCCATGGAGCTTTACTGCAGCTTGATATTGGACTTTGGTACGATCTGTACAGGATAGGTGGGAGCCTTTGAAGCCGGAGCGCCAGCTTCGGTGGAGGCAACGTTGGGATACCACCCTGATCGTATCGGAGTTCTAACCTGGTACCGTAAGCCGGTACAGGGACCGTGTCAGGTGGGCAGTTTGACTGGGGCGGTCGCCTCCTAAAATGTAACGGAGGCGCCCAAAGGTTCCCTCAGAATGGTTGGAAATCATTCGAAGCGTGCAAAGGCATAAGGGAGCTTGACTGCGAGACCTACAAGTCGAGCAGGGACGAAAGTCGGGCTTAGTGATCCGGTGGTACCGAATGGAAGGGCCATCGCTCAACGGATAAAAGCTACCCTGGGGATAACAGGCTTATCTCCCCCAAGAGTCCACATCGACGGGGAGGTTTGGCACCTCGATGTCGGCTCATCGCATCCTGGGGCTGAAGTAGGTCCCAAGGGTTGGGCTGTTCGCCCATTAAAGCGGTACGCGAGCTGGGTTCAGAACGTCGTGAGACAGTTCGGTCCCTATCTGTCGTGGGCGTAGGAAATTTGAGAGGAGCTGTCCTTAGTACGAGAGGACCGGGATGGACGCACCGCTGGTGTACCAGTTGTTCCGCCAGGAGCATAGCTGGGTAGCCAAGTGCGGACGGGATAAGCGCTGAAAGCATCTAAGCGTGAAGCCCCCCTCAAGATGAGATTTCCCAGTATGTAAGACCCCTGAAAGACGATCAGGTTGATAGGTTCGAGGTGGAAGTGCAGCAATGCATGCAGCTGACGAATACTAAT
This window harbors:
- the gyrA gene encoding DNA gyrase subunit A, which encodes MAEENNLQVRDRDIGVEMRESFMDYAMSIIVSRALPDVRDGLKPVHRRILFAMSELGMSPDKPYKKSARIVGEVIGKYHPHGDSAVYETMVRMAQDFSLRYMLIDGHGNFGSIDGDMAAAMRYTEARLSKIAMEMLRDINKETIDYAPNYDGEEHEPTVLPARFPNLLVNGLTGIAVGMATNIPPHNLTEVINGVQALISNPDITPIELMDYIKGPDFPTAGFVMGREGMRQAYTTGRGSVTMRARATIEENGGKARIIVHELPYQVVKARLVEKIAELVREKKIDGITDLRDESDRNGMRVVIELRRDVTPTVVLNNLYKQTQMQMNFGFNMLALVKGEPRTLNLRDILYYYLEHQIEVIRRRTEFDLKKAEARAHILEGLRIALDHLDEVIALIRASQTTEEAREGLMTRFSLSHDQAQAILDMRLQRLTGLERDKIEAEYAELLRKITEYKAILADEQLVLQIINEELEEVKERFGDERRTEIMASEDEILDEDLIPREDVVISITHTGYVKRLPVTTYRSQKRGGKGVIGMDTKDTDFVEHLFVSNTHHFLLFFTNKGKVYRLKAYEIPELGRTARGTPIINLLQIEQGETVNAVIPVESFEPNQFLFFATKQGIVKKTPLDDYSNIRKVGLIAINLREDDDLIGVKLTDGNQEIIMGTSQGMSIRFPEQDVRPMGRSATGVKGINTDEDDLVISMDVVVPENDVLIVTANGYGKRTPISEYRSQSRGGKGIKTLNVTERNGAIVSLRVVQNDEDLMIMTSTGTMIRMSMDGISSMGRNTQGVRLINIREDDSVATVTRVARNEESDISDEEVEGQEPENNSTDEG
- a CDS encoding HD-GYP domain-containing protein encodes the protein MATVAVSQVKLGDKIAQDVLTPLGGVLFNKGKIIMQREQEILHAFMVTYVTIESPNDKKDAEEAAAADKAQETSRDGASSTKSALLEQYDITVSLFKKVFKQMSSGGVAFPILEIRNQLEALLQYSHEYKMLTFAPQNVPTEDYLYHKSVMSALSCFMMAQWNGLPKKDWVQSALAGLLHDIGNAKVDSNILNKPTKLTTAEVDEMKRHTVLGYQLLKNVTAINEGVKLAALQHHERYDGSGYPLGIGSEKIHPYAKFVAISDIFNAMTMKRAYRSASSPYLVLEQLQQDSFGKLDAAYVRTFIERATQFHNGTIVRLNDDRVGEIVFSDRNHPTRPWVSIGGTIVNLANERQYYIEEVLSKSNAH